A portion of the Pelodiscus sinensis isolate JC-2024 chromosome 20, ASM4963464v1, whole genome shotgun sequence genome contains these proteins:
- the LOC142819088 gene encoding uncharacterized protein LOC142819088: MAASLAARGHQRSREQVRCKIKDLRQSYSRACLPGADPEACPHFHALDRLLGAHAVPAPRDVIDPGAEGPLLDTEEEQEGSESQEPAASLPRTRDPRGTPQSRSPASSEAGEASTSAAPGTAGRTTPPAAAARARASRTARNQEDYQRRHLRFLDRQLRLQDHWVQEDLRLRQRSLEALEEQGRALRGHLQSLLDRFPFPPPPAPPLAPPLAPPLAPPLAPPLAPPAPPAPPASAPASSTPPVLSAPPSTTIPHRRPRTRSVARRERHPDSHP, translated from the exons atggctgccagcctggccgccaggggccaccagcgcagccgggagcaggtgcgctgcaagattaaagacttgcggcagtcctactcccgggcctgcctgccaggggctgacccggaggcctgcccccacttccacgccctggaccgcctcctgggggctcatgccgtccctgccccccgggacgtgattgaccccggggcagagggaccgctcctggacaccgaggaggagcaagagggctctgagagccaggagcctgctgccagccttcccaggacccgggacccccgaggcaccccacagagccgctcgcctgcatcatcagaggccggggaggcgtccacct ctgcagcaccggggactgcagggcgcaccacaccgcctgcagcagccgcccgcgcccgggcaagcaggacagccaggaaccaggaggactaccagaggcggcatctccggttcctggaccgacagctccgtctccaggaccactgggtccaggaggacctcaggctgcgccagaggagtctggaggccctggaggagcagggccgtgccctgcgaggccacctccagagcctgctagaccgctttccatttcctcctccccctgctccccctcttgctccccctcttgctccccctcttgctccccctcttgctccccctcttgctccccctgctcctcctgctcctcctgcttccgctcctgcttcctccacaccccctgtcctctctgcccccccctccacaaccattccccaccgacgcccccggacccgcagtgtggcgagacgggagaggcacccagactcccacccctga